CGACAATGCCAACAGAATAATAAGACTGGATAATCGCCGGATTCTCCATGCCTACCCATCGTCCAAATTCCTGATTGCAGTTAACCCATATCTGAAATGTCGCTGTCGTCGTAAAGCCCATGATGATGAGGGCAATGCTGGATGGCGTGAAATGAATCGCCTTTATTTCCTGCCAGAATGAGGGCTGGTCTTTCGAACTTTTGTCCGCTGCAGTCATTGCTGGAAAAGGCATGACAAAGGTCAATATCGTCAACACAGCACATAAGACAGGGAATACATAAAACAACGTCGTATACGGCATGTGATTCGAGGCGACGAACAAAATCAGCAGCGGTAAAATAAACTGACCGATGGCAACGAAAAGCTTCGTCAAAATGCTGGCGACAGCCGTCTTGCCGACGAAGATTTCCATAACTGCCGGCATTACGCCGCCGTTAGAAAAAGCATTAGCAATCCCGCCAATGAGACCGAATACGTATGCAGCCTGCAAATTAGTCGAAAATACCATGCCCAAAAAGAAAACTGCATAACAAATACTGCCGACAGCCGACACGATGCGCCGCCCTATCTTATCTGATAAGGGGCCTGATACGAAACTGCCAATCAGGCATCCTAACCCCAATGAAGCCGACACCCAGACGACGCCGCTGGCATCAAAGGCGCCATTCGCCAAAGTCGCCGCGCCCCACTGCGCGGCAAATTCCTGTTTGTACTGTCCCAAAATAGATGCGGCAACACCAAGAACCAGATAGTTAAGGTATAAGACGATAGCCGTCGGATATAGTCGTTTATGATTTTGTATAATTTCCATAAGGTACCTCCGGTCTATCCGGGCAGCTTTTCTTTTACCGAAAAGCTGCCTCTGAGACCTGCGTATATATACAGCAAAATACGTTAAATAGCTAATGCGGCATCGAACGCTTCGCCTGTAGCCAGCATAGCATTGCCCGGGGCCTTGACAGCTTCGCCGATGACGAAGACCTGCGGGATAACAGCGGAAAGTTCTTCTTCCAAGGGATTGTAGCTTCGTGAACCCATGGCCAGAACAATCGTGTCAAATCCGCGGATTTCACCTTCCGTACCATCAGCAGTCGTATAAGAAACGCCGTCAGCAAAGAACTGTTCAACTTTCGCACCAGGAAGGAGCTGCACATCATGCCGTTCGAAATCCTGGAAAATAAATAAACGGTTTTCAGCGCTTACATCACCGGCGATGGTATCCTTCATCTCAATTACAGTAACGTCATGATTGCGTTCCGCAAGGAATTCAGCAGCCTCACATCCAACCATGCCCCCGCCTACGACAAGAGCTTTTTTACCGACATGAACCTTGCCTTCCAGCATATCCTGAGCCGTTACATAGCCGCAGTCGGCAAGTCCGGAAATCGGCAGGATAAGCGGCTTAGACCCAGTAGCCAAGATGACGGCATCGGGAGCCATCTCCTTGATAAGCTCTGCCGTCGCTTCCGTATTCATCCGGATTTTTACGCCAGCGTCTTCACAGCTGACAATAAAGCTGCGGATAGCGCTCGTCAAGTCGCCCTTATCGGCCGGGAATGCCGCAATGTAGAAATTACCGCCCAACGTGCCGTTCTTTTCCAGCAAGGTAACGTCATGACCGCGAAGAGCGCAAACCTTAGCGGCATATAAACCGCCGGGACCGCCTCCAACAACGACGACCTTCTTCGGCA
This region of Megasphaera stantonii genomic DNA includes:
- a CDS encoding MFS transporter, translated to MEIIQNHKRLYPTAIVLYLNYLVLGVAASILGQYKQEFAAQWGAATLANGAFDASGVVWVSASLGLGCLIGSFVSGPLSDKIGRRIVSAVGSICYAVFFLGMVFSTNLQAAYVFGLIGGIANAFSNGGVMPAVMEIFVGKTAVASILTKLFVAIGQFILPLLILFVASNHMPYTTLFYVFPVLCAVLTILTFVMPFPAMTAADKSSKDQPSFWQEIKAIHFTPSSIALIIMGFTTTATFQIWVNCNQEFGRWVGMENPAIIQSYYSVGIVAAVLLTAAVVDKYIKSIRLLLLYPAIALTMLIVLLFVHHPLIAIIGGFVLGYSAAGGVLQLVTAVVSDLFPHLKGTIISVVMVMSSIGTWVGVSAAGSIASMGGNNGPEYVILFNSAVTLMSVLLALFVNISSKRHA